A stretch of Thermococcus sp. M39 DNA encodes these proteins:
- a CDS encoding glycosyltransferase produces the protein MPTISVLMPAYNEEKNLEKAVKETMRELKGLDYEIIIINDGSKDNTLEVAKRLCESFRDVKLV, from the coding sequence ATGCCTACAATATCAGTGCTAATGCCTGCATACAATGAGGAAAAAAACCTAGAAAAAGCAGTTAAAGAAACGATGAGAGAGCTAAAGGGATTGGATTATGAAATAATTATAATCAACGATGGTTCTAAGGATAATACATTAGAAGTTGCAAAAAGACTCTGTGAATCATTTAGAGATGTTAAGTTGGTA